One Aegilops tauschii subsp. strangulata cultivar AL8/78 chromosome 2, Aet v6.0, whole genome shotgun sequence genomic window, GTAGCTGAAATTTCTCGAACACCTCATATGTGAATACCTCACTACCTTGTTTCTCCATTGTCCATGGCGTAAATAGTTGTGGGGTGGTATGTATGCTTCTGTTGTCTGCCATTAATTCTTCCTCACGTTGACATTCTAAAGCTGTGTCAAACCTAAGCCAAAACTCAACAAAAGCAAGCCTTCGATGAATGAAGTGGTTAAAAAACGAATTTGCACTTTCTGATCTTGAAGTGGTTCGGAGAATGCCCGCTAGAGATATATCCATAAAGTACGCCGGTATCCATTTATCTCGAATGCTAAACCTTTTACTCAACCACTCATTTTCCTCCAACCCAAAATCTGTAATGATGGAATTCCATTGTGACTCAAGCTCTATTGAAGTTTCCGAACCCCAAACACATGAGTTCAATCTCGTCCAAAATTCAGAATCTTCTCTAATCATAGGTCCAACTTTTTCAGGAACCTTTTCCATTATATGCCACATGCACAACCTATGAACGGTTGTTGGAAGAACTTCGTCAATACCATTCTTGATGCTAGTGGCTTCATCGGTTATGATGAGTCTAGGTGCTATCCCTCCCATTGCAATTAAGAAGGTCTCAAATAACCAAATGTATGACTCATCCTTCTCATTTGATAAGAATGCAGCAGTGAAAAATACACTTTGTAAGTGATGATTAACCCCAGTAAATGGTGCAAATATCATGTTGTACTGATTAGTGGTGTATGTAGAATCAAAGGATATGACATCACCAAACTGACTATAGTTCTTCCTGCCCGTGGCATCCGCCCAAAACACACGCATTAGCTTCCCCTCATCATTCACATCAAAATCATAGAAAAATGCTGAATTCACTTCCTGCTTTCTAGCTAATTGGGCCACAAACATTTGAGCATCTGCATCTCTGATTTTATACCTGAGTGCTTGGTAGTAATTCTGCAAGTCCCTCTTTGAGCAGCCAACATTCGGAATTCCGCCATCGCTAACTTGCAGGAGCCCATATGCTTGAGAGGTTCCAATGCTTGCCTTATGACATGCGTATAAAGTATTCTTTGCCCTCTCACTAACTGTACGATTCGATCTGATCAAATGACGCTTATCAGGTGATACAAGACCATGAACGTGGTGCTCAACCCATGAGTCTATCTTGTAGGTGTTATCCCCACAAAGTCTAACAAAGATATGGGCATCACAACCGCATCGCGTATTTGTCTGCTTACGCCTCTTCTTCAAGGGGTCATCTATCTCCTTACTATCTTTTGACTTGAATCCTTCCCTATTACACATGAAACGCTTAGTCCGGACCACCTTATTATCAATCTTTTTCTGTTGTCCGATTCGAACACCAAAACCTGATTCATGTGCATATGCCTTGTAGAATTTCTCTACTGCCTCGAGTCCTTCAAATGCCATACCCACTTTAGGCTTCAAGTGCTCATCACATTCAGGTGTAAAAGATGAAGACTGCAATGTCAGGAATAAACCAGAATAAGCACTTCATGCATAGTTTCAGTTGTTAGTGCAAACTGAACTTACAAAGAGGGGTACGTCAGTGTTCTTTTGGGGTGTACTAAGTCCTCCATGGCTCATATGCATTTGAACGTTATTGATTGGATCGATACTGCTGCACACATGGCCACATGATTAGCCTTTCAACCTACACTCACACGTGTATACACACGGACTGAATTTGTGTGTAGTTTTACCTGAAACTTTTGATGCCCTCCGTGTCGCTGATTGCAAATGACATCGTTGTACTTGCTAGTTGCTCATTGGTAGTTGCCGCTGCAGCAAAGTATTACCAGTTATAGGGGAGATAGGTCTACGTAGAGAAGTACATGCACAACAGACTGATGCGTACAGCGTTTGCCGATGGTTGTCAGGTTCATGTTAACGTGGGATCAGACAAGCATGTACAAGACTGGGACGGTACCTGCCTCTCGTGGGTGCCGGACGACGTCGGGATCGAGTCGACAGAAATCGGAGCacacgacggcggcggcggcgcaagacGCGTAGAAGCAGTCGGGCTACTCTTGGGTAAAAGGTTTTGGGGGTTTTCTGTGAAGTAAGATGGTTGTTAGATTACAAAGCGGGCGTCTAAACGTAATTAGTCCCTAGGCTGCACGTGATGCTCGGGATTGAGATCGTGGGGTTGAAACGGAACGGCTACACGGATACACGAACTAGGTAGGATTCATCAAATATGTTGCCCTAGTATAGTACTTAACCAATGAGGCTATTACTTatttatactccctccatccacgAATAAGGTGGCTCGTAGTGGGTAGTATCATGagttagtatcatgcatatgatactagtgtatgatactatcttcgcaatgcatagtatcatagataaCTTTATTTATTGTCATGCAAGACACATATTAGTATATTATTTATTATGACACGGTATTATGATATGTTACTCAACCTTTagtttcttcatttaattctatgccaCCTCATCAAAGTTGTCTAGTTGGTATGCATGATACTAGTTATAATACTACCATTACGGGCAGCCTCAATGTACATATGGAATATGACAGATTATAGAGTGGAGTAAAACATGCATTGGGAAGGCGCAAGCCGCCAACTCTCTCCTCTTTAATTACCCACCCGCAATGAGCAAAGTGCATGTAGAAAGTGAGGAGACCATGTGTTGAATGTTATTGGTCTTGATTACTGTGTGATGAAAGAGACATTTTCTGAACTTCAAAGTGCATTGGAAAGATAAAAGTATACTCTTTTGTGGACAGATTTTAAATGCCAAATGTCCACTTACAtgtggacggagggagtaggtttTTCAGGTGGCCGAGTACCATCACGGTTGTCGATGATCCCTAGATGTCTCATGGCTCCGATTTCATAACTAGATGACCCGATGCGTCATTGACGGAGAGACCAACTACATCCCAAAAGTTAAGCAAACTATTTGAAAATGTAACCAAAAAGTCACGAAACAAAAAGCTAAGTAAACTATTTGAATTTTTTCCTTAACTGTCTATAACTACGCAAAAATCTACTACAAGTTGAAAGCTAAACGAACTATTTGAAAGTTTTTTTCATCAACTGTGCAAAGTCTAATTACAGCCGAAAATACCTCTGCATGAATGATTAAGAATAACTATACATGACCCGTTGCGCATTGACGCAAAGACTAGCTACAGCTGGAAAGTTAAGCAATACTATGGGCGTATAGCAAACATTCCTTAACGATGATCGTTGCTCATGTCCTTCTTTGGCCGGACACGCCACCCAATAGTCGGGACACCGGCATGTGGGCCAGTGTGGGGTTTGGTCGGGTGACTTCGTTTCCCTTTGATTGAACCTTTGAGGTTTAGAATGTGCTCCACTTCCTTCTCCACTTTCTCCTGGATGCGCATCATAATCATCATCTCATTAATGTTCGTCCTCCAAACCTCCGAATCAAATAACTTCTATTGAATTAACTCAAGTTCTTTGTGTTGATGCTCCTCACCCTTCGAACTGTCTAAATTCACCATTTTGCCTACAAAATAACAAAAATACATTCGGACAATTTATTGAACACATAGAGGGCAAGGTGTAATCCGAGAAGAGCCGAACATAATGCAGCGATGTCTGGTGTGGCGAGACTGCCCGGAAGGAGTTTTGTAGCGATGGTGGTGGCACAGAGGGGCCTAAGCGGTGGTGGAGGTTGGGTGGCGCAAAGCTAGTGGAGGGCCGACGCGGACGagggagaaagaggagaggaaAGGGCTAGTCTGACCAGGTTTTTTTTGGGGGGCATGAAATTTATGGTGGGTCGTATCTGTCGGACCTAATGTTGCGAACGCGCCCGGGCGCGTCGGTCCTCCTCATATCCGCCCCAAATATGGATTGAATATGGTGGTGCCGGTCAGCTCGGACATATAGGACCGGTTTGAGGAGTCCGGCTGACTCGCTATTTTGTGACCGATCACTAAATGAGCCTTTCGCCCGGATGTATAAGGGTCACCTGAGGAGATCAGATGTAGATGATGTAAGACTATACGACTATGTAGCAAACAACGCACATGGTAGTATACTAGCAAAAGGGTCCGTGTGTTGCAAcaggagaaaaaaaatcataatctCAAATAGCCATGATCACATTTAGCTACAACACCAAGATACACTATCATTCTCATTTTCAtgaaatcatgaatatttttttaaactcgtgaacatatttgaaatcgtgaacatttttcaaattcatgaacacttTTACAAATTTTCCAACATTTTCTTAAAcaaagaacattttttgaattcattaacattttatactatttgcaaacattttttaaaaattatgaACATTTCTAACCTTTTTCTTGAATTGGCGAACATTTCTAGAATGGACGAAAATTATTTTAGAAATTGGTGGAAcaattttttaaattcatgaacattttttatttaACGGACATTTTTTGATAAAGTAAATTTTtgaaaaatcatgaacatttttgtattTCCTGAAAAGTTGTTTTctaaattttatttttttaataagAAAACATTTTCATAAAATCGTGAACTTTTTTAATCCACAAAACATTTTATTTCAAAAttctcatttttttaatttttggaaCTTTTTTAAGTCTTGAATTATTGAAAgtagaaaacaaaataaaataaaaaatacatacctgatcttttttttttttgaattggtgaaggaaatatgccctagaggcaataataaagttattatttatttccttatttcatgataaatgatgtagaatttttctggaaagcataaaggagtgtttgaaagaagtttttcaaagaaagacctcgatgaagctgcttacatattgagtattaagatctatagagatagatcaagacgctagATAAGAtttttcgatgagtacataccttaacaagattttgaagtagttcaaaatagaacagtcaaagaagaagttcttgcctgtgttgcaaggtgtgaaattgagtaagactcaaaacccgaccacgacagaagatagaaacagaatgaaagtcattccctatgcctcagccataggttctattaaatatgtcatgctgtgtaccagatctattgtataccctacactgagtttggcaaggcagtacaatagtgatctaggagtagatcactggacaacggtcaaaattatccttagtggaataaggatatgtttttcgattatggaggtgagaaaaggttcgtcgtaaagggttacgtcgatgcaagctttgacactggtccagatgactccgagtctcaatctagatgcatattaaaagtgggagcaattagctagagtagctttgtgcagagcattgtagacatagaaatttgcaaaatacatacggatctgaatgtggcagacccggtgactaaacttctctcacaagcaaaacatgatcacaccttagtactctttgggtgttaatcacatgacgatgtgaactagattactgactctagtaaaccctttgagtgttggtcacatggcgatgtgaactatgggtgtttcacatggtgatgtgaactattggtgttaaatcacatggcgatgtgaactagattattgactctagtgcaagtgggagactgaaggaaatatgccctagaggcaataataaagttattatttatttccttatttcatgataaatgtttattattcatgctagaattgtattaaccggaaacatagtacatgtgtgaatacatagacagaacataagtgtccctagtatgcctctacttgactagctcatttatcaaagatggttatgtttcctaaccatagacatgtattgtcatttgatgaacgggatctcatcattaggagaatgatgtgatggacaagacccattcgttagcttagcattatgatcgtttcagtttcattgctactgctttcttcatgacttatacatgttcctcagactatgagattatgcaactcccgaataccggaggaacaccttgtgtgctatcaaacgtcacgacataactgggtgattataaagatgctctacaggtgtctccgaaggtgtttgttgagttggcatagatcaagattaggatttgtcactccgtgtatcagagaggtatctctgggccctcacggtaatgcacatcataataagccttgcaagcattgtgactaatgagttagttgcgggatgatgcattacggaacgagtaaagagacttgccggtaatgagattgaacttggtattgagataccgacgatcgaatctcgggcaaggaacataccgatgacaaagggaacaacgtatgttgttatgcggtttgaccgataaagatcttcgtagaatatgtaggagccaatatgagcatccaggttccgctattggttattaatcggagatgtgtctcggtcatgtctacatagttctcgaacccgtagggtctgcacacttaacgttcgatgacaatttatattatgagttatgtgatttgatgtaccgaaggttgttcggagtcccggatgaggtcggggacatgacgaggtggctcgaaatggtcgagacgtaaagatcgatatattggaaggctatattcggacatcggaaaggttccgagtgattcggctattttttggagtaccggagagttacgggaattcgtattgggccttaatgggccatacgggaaagaagagaaaggcctcaagggtggccgcgccccttccccatggactggtctgaattggactaggtaaagggggcgcccccttccttccttctccttctcccttccctttttcctattccatgtgggaggtggaatcctactaggactagggagtcctagtaggactccacacgttgggcgcgccctatgagggccggcctcctcctccctccatcctttatatatgtggccagggggcaccccttagacacacaagttgatcactgatctcttagccgtgtgcggtgcccccttccacagttacacacctcggtcatcttgtcgtagtgcttaggcaaagtcctgcgccggtaacttcatcatcaccgtcaccatgccgtcatgctggcggaactctccctcggcctcaactggatcaagagttcgagggacgacaccgagctgaacgtgtgcagatcgcggaggtgccgtgcgttcggtacttggatcggttggatcacgaagacgttcgactacatcaaccgcgttactaaacgcttccactttcggtctacgagggtacgtggacacactctcccgttcgttgctatgcatcaccatgatctttcgtgtgcgtaggaatttttttaaaattactacgttccccaacaattggAACACCTTGCGTTCCAAGTTTTATGTCGGACCTACCAAATTGGCGGTCACAGCAACGGTTACATTGGGAGGGAGATCAGATAACCAGATACGGTGGCCCCTAAGAGAATTACATTTACCTATGGCCGCCATTTCATGAGGAGGCTTGTTACAAGCACGGGGGTGCTACGTCtagagcttgcgttggttttccttgaagaggaaagggtgatgcagcacagtagcgtaagtatttccctccgtttttgagaaccaaggtatcaatccagtaggaggctcctcaaaagtcccacgcacctacacaaacaaacaagaactcgcaaccaactcaataaaggggttgtcaatcccttcacggccacttgcgaaagtgagatctgatagagataatatgataagataaatatatttttggtattttatgatatagataagaaaagtaaagatgcaaataaaattaGATGGCCAACTtgtatgataaaagatagacccgggggccataggtttcactagtggcttctctgaagatagcataagtattacggtggtgtcggtgggaaacgacacctatgggatcacaagaatcccttcTGCGGTTGCGGGGCGCTGGGTGGTGAGGATAGCAGGATCAGCAGTCAGTACAAGCAcgcagatcgtttacccaggttcgggccgcagagatgcgtaataccctagtcctgcttggatGTGTATATTTGTGTTCATGAGGTTCTCGAACTAGCTACAAGGAGCGTAACTGGTCCCAgagtccgaatccttctcctggatgccctgggtctccttttataggcaaagggATCGCCATAGTGGCACCAGGAGGTGCCATCGGGGTACTGTGGCTAAGCTTATCGCTAGCCATTACGGGAGAacacgcatttaatgcgcccctGACGTGTCCCCTCCACTTTACCGCCGCTTCGCCTCGTCTTGACACGCGTCTGGGCCAGCGAGGtggtggcgccatgtaggcaggcaagcagctgaggtggcgcggtggtggagccttcacgaagacctgcatgccaccacgtaggcaCGTGCTGAGTTGGCGGAGGAGCCTTGCGTtgacacgcaggtgcctgctcggctggtgggctggcagctgcatgggattGGTGGCGAAAAGCTTGGCGGgtgcgggcctggctgcggcctcgcggacgccctcggcaagggccttgccgaggccccggcaagggtcttgccgtggcgttgcgttcgtccccggcaagaatcttgccaagggtcttgtgggtttcctcggcaaggatctcgccgaggctcgccgtcttccactcttctgaTTAAGAGTGTTgttcttgtcttcacaaagatctacataccaccatggaggtgcctcccgggccctggcccaacgtggctgatggtgttggaaaccgtgggctcaagggtggctcgctccacTGGCGTTGGacgtgctgccccggcaagggtcttgccggggaaaCCTGCTTCGTCCATCTACTCTCTGTGGCCtcggtcttggcgttgctttttGGTTTTTTTTGTGGCTCCGGCCCTCTCCcttgccctgcttagtgtggtcgtggccgcgcggctctgactgcccgtgcacttGGTAAGGGGTACTGAAATAGAACCCTATtttagtacaccgacaggagcccccgggcctgggccaaaCATAAGCGCGGTGcggttgttgggctaggcccaaaaacagtgtgcgggcaggcggggcggttttttaCCGTGGCCACTTtccgtccgctgcgcttccccacgacctgcgtTGATTGCGTGATGTGGGGGTCGCGCGCGCGGGTGACCGAAGCATGCTGTCTCCATATGTGGTGAACAGTAAAGAGGCAGCCTGCGTGTCCCTTCGAGACCGCTGGGTCGCTGCTCATTTACTCTTCCCCACTTGGGGAACTGTTGATCCACACGTCCCATTACGTCCGTCTCTTGCGCCATGTTCGCTGCATGCAGAGCGAATGGCAGGCGCGTGGGATACGGGAAGTTACACGTGCGTGGGTCGTTTCCCACACGCCTTCAATTGGGCGGGGAGGGCGGTTGACGACCCCGCCCGTTGTCACTTCAATGAGCCGGATTGGCCGAAAGGGGTGGCCGAGCCCCGCCCccgcctctttataaagaggggagCAGGATGAACGAGGCCTCTCAATCCTTCGTCACATGCTTCTCTCCATTCCTGCTCTTTCCTTCCTTCTATCATGGCGAGGGGGCGTGGCGATGCTTCAttggtggcggcgagggtctcGGCCAGACAACGCGTCGCTTCTCcccaagagctcgtggcggcAGAGCCAGCCGttagaggaagggggagggggcaagcTCGAGGCCGTCgcggtgctcggggaagaggaggacggggtggcGCATCGGCCTCACCTCCGCCAGCGGCCCCTCCCCCggtggagggccacgtcggggacaaCCCCCATGAGTTCTTCCTCAGGCTGCGCCAGCCGCTGTGCCGTCGTCTTCATCTCCCAACCCCATTTGCGCGGGAGATGGAGCTGCACCCGCCGCAGGCACTGCGGCTGCATATGAGGGGCCGACGTCGAgttccccgcccctcacgtcatgtatctttGCCGAGGGTGGAAGACCtttgctcgcatccacagcctgacagAGGGGCTCACTCTCcatttcaagttaatggagggcggcctccTCTCCGTCAAGGCCTTTGGGCACTTCGGGACTCGCGTAaggtgctgcgtggagagctcctctgatggcgaagactcttcctcgagcgagagtgacgaggaggacaacggggcagaagacggggacgagtccgactaggcgtcggatgcCCTGTGCCTGGgtgggtgcggcagcagcagcatgtgcacctggccgctcctccggcgggATTTGtcgggggaggggccagctccttgaacttcttggggtcgtctccttgggcggctggcgttgggaggctgcggaagaggaagagggtggGTGGCGAcaccgtcaagtcggagtacgcaggcaccgacgccttcatcgcgtattgacgtcctgccgcctcgtcttccagctcttcccctggcaccgtcatcaccagccAGCCTTTGGACGGCCACCGAGacgttctcttggtgctttctgctgctcgtagctcgcctaggcgccccttttgcccctTTTCGCTTCCTTGActtgcctcctgaggagagggacaagaaagggattacgggcaccttatcttttttcaacttgtaagcctgcgggcattagtagaatttaaagcttgtaatcccccttgctcatgtttttcattccatatgaactgtacctgtatggtatgtttttaatgaaaaagggatgtttgccgggtttttcgttcgtgggtgaaacccgcgacaaggagcgaatccttgttattatttcaggtaaacgtttttcgcccagcaacaggccttgccgttgagggagtcctggataagggggtaTCCAGACAGCCGGACTGTATACATCGTCCGGACTATTAAagcgtgaagatacaagactcaagacttcggcccgtgtccggatggggctctccttggcgtggaaggcaagcttggcgatccgATATTATGTTtccttccttgtaaccgactccatgtaaaccctagccctctccggtgtctatataaaccggagaggtTGGTCCTTAGAAGGCCGATCACAATTACAATCATACCATCATAGGCTATCtcttagggtttagcctctatgatctcgtggtagatctactcttgtacTACCCATATCTTCAATattaatcaagcaggacgtagggttttacctccatcaagagggcccgaacctgggtaaacattgtgtccctcgtttcctgttaccatcggccttgacgcacagatcgggaccccctacccgagatccgccggttttgacaacgacattggtgctttcattgagagttcctctatGTCGTC contains:
- the LOC141040752 gene encoding protein FAR1-RELATED SEQUENCE 5-like, yielding MQPQCLRRVQLHLPRKWGWEMKTTAQRLAQPEEELMGVVPDVALHRGRGRWRSAYSGLFLTLQSSSFTPECDEHLKPKVGMAFEGLEAVEKFYKAYAHESGFGVRIGQQKKIDNKVVRTKRFMCNREGFKSKDSKEIDDPLKKRRKQTNTRCGCDAHIFVRLCGDNTYKIDSWVEHHVHGLVSPDKRHLIRSNRTVSERAKNTLYACHKASIGTSQAYGLLQVSDGGIPNVGCSKRDLQNYYQALRYKIRDADAQMFVAQLARKQEVNSAFFYDFDVNDEGKLMRVFWADATGRKNYSQFGDVISFDSTYTTNQYNMIFAPFTGVNHHLQSVFFTAAFLSNEKDESYIWLFETFLIAMGGIAPRLIITDEATSIKNGIDEVLPTTVHRLCMWHIMEKVPEKVGPMIREDSEFWTRLNSCVWGSETSIELESQWNSIITDFGLEENEWLSKRFSIRDKWIPAYFMDISLAGILRTTSRSESANSFFNHFIHRRLAFVEFWLRFDTALECQREEELMADNRSIHTTPQLFTPWTMEKQGSEVFTYEVFEKFQLQVIAARDHCCVQNITQGVGVKNVTLRGRSGKIREVCYDIGSMIANCSCKLFESLGIPCRHIIQVLRIENQNELPSYYIMKRWQKRCKRENVYDEQGNLLEEKPMDSLDAATRKKISVVRDKMEELIQKAKHSDEALDFLTSSVMNIEAPLGQMIPEATQSTRQEEYEAFIGCNIPTEVHIHPPTDVRTVGRCKRIKRGKEIKDGVQKNKDKEGKAKVARLCKTCKQMFTATGFCTSNVHVSQPNATGQYLHKFIGYSLPADERLQLPLKESPLSGTEGLFGELKSKWGLRGCIAYTLLCNNRFMLEFEREGDRRFVLENGLWTHQKGAFLIVPFDGQGKTANVVVNVMPIWACIYDIPPGSCSLRRWDGSWR